The DNA region CATAAATTATTCAGAGAATCATAAggcaaaataatgaaaaatcaCAAAAGGTACAATGGATATGTTCCTAAAGGCTGTAGATATATCATAGTAGTAATTAAACATTGAGAGAGCTACAAATACTAAGCCCACAGAACcattggccaaaaaaaaaaaaaaataacaggCAAATCACACATATCAAAGTCAACTGACAATAGAAAGTAGTAAAATAACTACTTATCAAGAAAAAGGGGATGTCATAAAATAAAAGCTTTTTAGATACCAGATTGTTTGGATGGCTGTAACTTGTTATATTGTATTATTATACttagtacaatatatattttattgttattcaaattttattgcattgcattcacaaaATAATACAGTACAAtccaatacaatacaatatgatgagtaacaaccatccaaacaagctgaaGGATTCTAGGGTGTATGTTCAATCAAAGAAATGCTAAAacaataaaattttaactttttagaTCTCTCTCTAGGAGAGTGTAATGCACACTTTCTGGCATCTGGTGTTATACGGAGGTCAATGATGTGTTTCGGACGATAACGGGAGGCGTGTAGTAATAGGACACAAGCATAGTTAAAAGGTCATAACGGGTGAAAGCAGACAAGTGGGATGGGGGATTTTAAGTTATCTCCCTTAagtacatcatatcatgtcattcACAGAGAAATAAACAGCAAAGTAATGCGTAAGAGGGAAGGGAAGCAACAGCTTACTTGGTCCGTTTCCGTTGTACCACTAGCTGCATAAGTTCTCTGCTCTCCCCCTTGCATGTTGCCCCGCTGCTCCATCTGTGGGAAACTCTGATCTCCTCCTGGCCTTGGATTACTCTGCCCAAACGGGGCACCAGTTCCCTGCATTTGACCTCCAAAGGTTTGTTGTCCATAACTTCCACCTTGTGGAGGGGTATAATGTTGAGCTCCTCCGAAGCTTCCTTGCTCTGGAGGTGCAGAACCTCTCTGGTCTTGAGGAGAGTAATTTCCTTGCTCTCCTTGATTATAATTAACCTCGTATGGACGTCTTGAATCTTGTCTTTCACCCTGGGAATTATCCCATCCACCGGGGCTGCTACCAAGAGGTGTAGGACCCCTACGATCCCCAGCTCCTTGTGGCCCATAACTCTGTTGAGGTGAAAAACTTTGCTGACGGCCATGATTCCATTGAGGAGGAACATTCTGAGATGCACCGGAACTCTGATTTGGCAGAGGATTCTGCGGCCTCTCATAATTCTGCTGTGGCGGATTCTGTGGTGGTCTGTAGTTCTGTTGAGGTTGTGGAGGATACTGTTGTGAGTCACAGTTCTGCTGGGGTGGAGGATACCTTGGTGGGCCATAGTTCTGTTGGGGTGGAGGATACCTTGGTGGGCCATAGTTCTGCTGGGGTGGAGGACCCCGTGGTGCGCCATAGTTCTGCTGGGGTGGAGGACCCTGTGGTGCGCCATAGTTCTGCTGGGGTGGAGGACCCTGTGGTGCACGATAGTTCTGCTGCGGTGGAGGACCCTGTGCTGGCCCATAGTTCTGCTGAGGTGGACCCTGCGGTGGGGAATAATTGCCTTGTTGATACTGTGGGCCTCTTCGAGGCCTGCTACCTTGTCTTTGAAACTGTGGAGGCGGTGGTCTCTCGATGATCTCCCCATTATTATACTTGTCACCTATTGTTAATAGCATGACAGATGCCGAAGGAAACCACAATAAAATTCGAGTTAATAACTTATAGAGCATAATCATAGTTTTGAAATGCTAATAACAAATAACATTCAGACCTCCATATTCCTTGTTTACTGGATCAATGTACGAATCAGGCAGTACAAACACAACTCCTGGCAGACCTGATTGCAGAGACAAGCCTCTATATCAAACCAACAATATATTTATCGTTGCTCAGAAAGAAAAATACAACATAATACACACTAACCTTCAAACTTCTTCGATGTTTCCTCTGAACACAAGACCTGAAAACCCCGGTAAGTTGTTGTGCTTAAGGCATAAATCTTTTTCTTAGCCTCTTCCACACTGCAATTAGTTAAACAATACAAAGCAACAAAGTCTTAGGTCAATGATAGGAAGTTTACTCCTGATTCTGTATCACGTGTCTTTTTGACTTCCGAAAAGACAAAAGACATGATTTCCCAAAATCACAATGAACAGGCACCACAATCCTGACCCTGTTCTTCAGTTACATAATGATCGAAGAATGTGCATAGattatatattgtactagtaGATAAGATAGGAAATGATACGAATTAGTGGAACTCGAGCATGAACGCCACAAAAAAGACAAAGATATATAAACTGGAATCAGTTTCTTTCACATTCCTCGCAGATACAATTACTATTTCGAGAGTTAACAGATTCTTTTCTTTACCtacaattttccatacattTTTAAATGTTAAATATACTTTTCTCTTGATATGGTAAGCTCCCCTTTCCCAATTTGCTCCATTGATCATTGTGTGTTCTTCCTTTGAACCAGCCATTAGAGCTCTCAACTTAATTGTTCAGGTTATCTCTCAGCACCTTATTATTGGAGTTGGAGGGTCTTTAAAACTAATCTATCCTACTTTATCATTATATGTTGTTTCAgaatatataaaaacaaaaacactAGATGATTTTTCCTCATACTTCAATTAGAGTCATCTTCTCAAATCGGCGGTTTAGTATATCTAAACTAGGAAAATAAGCAGACAAAAAGAACAACATATCAAATGTCAATGTACAAAATGTTAAAGACTCTAAATACAATTAGGGAAGGGTAAATAAAAATTACCTCCCTAATACTTTAGCAGCAGTCTGAACATAAGTATCAAAGCATATGTAAAATCATATATTACACAATTTGCCATACACGAAGCACATGTCAAGAAACtagtaaaaaacaaaaattagatGATTTTTCCTCATACACCAATTCGGGTCATTTTCTAAAATCGTAAGTATAGTAAATCTAAACTAGGAAAATAAGCTGACCAAGAgaagtacatatcaaatatcaatgtTAAAAACACTGAATACAATTAGGGAAGGGTAATAGAAATGACCTGCCGAAGACTTTAGCAGCAGTTTGTATATAAGTATCAATCATCTGTTCCCTAGTAAGTTGAGTATCTTTAGGAAAATCAATAACAATAAGCCAATGTTCATAATCGCATCCTTCGAAAAGGATTGTATCGGGACCTATTTCATCATCACCAGGGTTCCGGTCAAATGATCGAGACCTCGAGGAGAGCGAAATAGTAGAAGACCTAAATAACCTCGATTGGTTAGGAAAATCGAAACGGTGAAGCTTAGAGGGATTGTTTATTTGGGAGAGTGATGATGGAGTTGAAGAAATGAGGAGAGATGGTGGTTGATGGACTGTTTGAGTGAATATGGAAGAGGAAAGTGAGAGGACTCGCCGGAGACGGAGAGAATACAGCGCCATCGCCGGTGCAGAGAATATGGGACTTGACTGTGAAgtagggtttagggttttagATAAGACTTGAATTGGGGGAGCAGAAATAGAAATGGAGAAGAAAAGGTTAGGACTGTCATTTTACTTGTTCTTTTTCTACCTTCATGTTTCTGGCCCAACAACACATTCCAGCAAAACATTACTGGCCCAAAATCTAGGCCCCTTTCGCAGTAAGAACCCAATTTTTTGTCCTTCGTAtggattggtctttaatttttgtcctacttcttatttaataaaaatttatggGCTAAAGTACCTTTATTTGCTGGTCGATGAAATTAGAGATTTTGGGTTCGAaagcaaagtaaaaaaaataaaaaataaaacaatttcACAAGGTAATGTTTTCATAGAAATTATGCCTTAAGATATAATTCTACAGAACTATGCACggacaaggcatagtttctatgtacttttgtagaaattaagttactACAAAACTATGCCGGaaaaggcatagtttctatctAACTTTGCCATaataggcatagtttgctatgaaaccttgccttgtgattttttttttttttactctgctggaATTCGAATCCAGAATCTCAAGAGTatttcggccacttttttattacttaaaatgacgaagggaaaaaattaaacatcaatgatttgagggacaaaaattaaagaccaccccaataATGGGGCAATCGTATGACTTTAGTATGAATCCAGCTTAGCCCAAtaactttttgggaaaattacgTGTGGTCACTACTCTAGAAgaaatattactactattacCTATATTAAATAATTACTAAAATTACCAATAATTTACCAATTTTACCAAAAAACTTGAAATTTCGCCCATTCCGACCTTTTTAGCCTAATTTCAAGGTTACCACCTTTTTCAGCCTAATTTCGATGTACTAAAATATTTAgctattttaattatatttaatccATTCGTTACGTTATTCACACACAATTATGCAATCTGATTCTACCCATCTTTATCAAATTTGCTCATTTTGAAACTTCCCTCAAATTCTTGTGAGGATGGGTCCGTGTTTTGATTTGATTACTTACACCCAAGATAATGTAAAAGAGAAACAAAATTAATCTCACATACGCAAATCATACACAGTTCATACAAAagaaatacataaattatacattgtatatacacaattcatataattaattagtctcacatacatatatcatacacagttcatacaccaaaaaatacacaaatcatataatgtatatacacaattcatacaattaCTTAGTCTCACAtaaacatatcatacacagttcatacaaacaaacaaaaaaatatacaaatcatacaaTGTATATACACAATTCATATAATTAATTAGTTATGGAAGAATTTAGTGGACAAAAGAATTTGTTATGGAAGGGAGATTATGGGGGATTGTATTAGCAAAAGAATGCAACTAAAACGGGTTTTTTGGGATTCTAATtcgggaaaagaaaaggaaactgAAATGCATTTCCCTTATAACAATGCGTCATTAGGGGGAATTATATTTAGGTAAACTTGTATCCAATGGAAATTTACCATATTTTGTATGATTTGATAATCAAACAACCGGTATTTTCTGGTACTATGGGTAAATAATAATATGTACAggaaattttcccctttttgctCTTCAACTAGCCCAATAGGCAAGCCTTCAACAAGTATAATATAGCGTGCACCAAtacttttttattcttaaaaaaaattatatttcccTCATCTATGCTGTTATAGAAGCACTAATGCCCTTAAGGAAatgtttttcatttattttgttctttaaaaatatagtagtatttttatattaaacaaaactataatttaattattttcctactATTTAGCACTTTGAAATCAACTAAaactttgaaaaaagaaaaaaatgattggTGTGATTTTGATATATAGTCATCAGTCAAGACGtaaaataatatcatcaatCTAGCTTGATCTGTACCCAAAGTGACCAAGAAAACATTAGCACATACTTTATCTGCCACGATTTACTATTATCATATGTCATGCATGTAATTTTATACCAAATTAAATATCAGAAAATGATCTAAGAAATggttttttgtgaaaaaatattttacgtACGTAACTAATATCATATTCTATATGAACATGAACATATATTAGTACCAGTTTGGGAGAATGTCACTGCTTTTGACTTTCAGAAGAGAATTTATTGTGTTTAACTAATTAAGTATGCACCTAATTACTTGAATATCTATTTTCCAAAGAGAATTTATtgtccttaattaattaattaattatttatcacCTTACTGAAATTCTACATTATTGTGCTTGTATAAGCTGGCCACTACTTGCTAACAAGTTGATCCATATGGCGTTGCCCTTTATTTGTAAACTAATTTTATGACGTGAGTGTTAGTggcaaaattaaaatttagacgTTGCTGGTTTTGAGTTAAGAAAGTAGGTTATTAATGGTACATTTCATTCTATCTATACTTATTTTTTGCACGGATATAGAATTTGTCccgcaaatatgaaaaaaaattagaataaattAATGCAGCTTAAAGAATTCATTGAGATACTAACTTTAAAGGAATTCTaacatttcttttttcaaaagttgATATTTTTTTGTGATACATCATAACTCTTTCCTCAATGTCAAGGAAAAAAAGGAATTGTGGTTTAAGTTTCTTTAAACTTCAGCCTGCTTGGGTTTAATATACTATCTAACGTTTGAATTGTAGATGGGAACACAAATATGAtgttttttccttctcttttcatCGTTAGAACTTAAAAGAAGTACTTCTTTGTTTATCAAGTTTAACTAATGAACTTTTCAAAAttgtttttgttcttgatgAGGACATCATAACCAATACTGCAATTTAAAATCAGGCAGCAGATTAGTTTGCAAGTAGGTCGTTGCAGCCATATTTAGAATCTTTAGTAGGTATATACTAGGAttcttttttatgaaaaattaaaGAGAAGTAAACGTCAATTTTCTAAAGCAACCATGTCATCTTGTCCCCCAGCTAGACTTTTGAAATAAGTATTTCACACGTACAATTCCTACTTGATTCCTCCAATTGAACCGAAAACCAGCAAATTACAACTGGATTACAGTTCcaatttgatgttgatataaataGTGAACCTGGTTGAATAAATAATTCACTTGGAGTAACGATCAAACAAGTAAATAGTTTATACTAGTCAAACTTCTTTAGTTCTTTTGAACAAAACTTTTTACAACGTAACTATTCACTATATAATTTTATACCGTTGTCTTCTCTTGTACATTAATTTATCACGTAGAGTCCATGCACCGACTtgctattaaaaaataaatgcaatataatattTGCGGATAGAAATAGCTAGTGTTAGGAGCCCTTCTTTTCAGCAAATACATGGGATGGTTAGCCTGTAACATTAATACAACGTAAACCCGTTGACTTCCATAGAAATATCTTATAGCCATCTATCATCGGGCTTTATTTTGTTACTAGTTTAGcgtacgtgcgttgcacgtatGCATTGCATGAATAACAAATTGATGAAAATAGTCACCGCAATAAGAACTAATTGATGAAAAATAGCAATTGCCGTCAAATCAAAtgcaataattaattaaatgataaaaatgattgTCATTACACGTTGGCACAATAGGTGAGTTCATTCTCTTCTGAACATGAAGCTGATGAATTTagttgaattatatatatatatataactataacTACAAATACAATCATGTTATGTTGTTGTATCTCGCCTAATTAACAGCTCTTTATAAATGCTATATTCATAATCTTTATACAAAaaactaataattttttaaataaaatcagACAAGTAATGAATATAGATAAATAAGAAACTTTTTAACATAATTGTTAATTTTGGACAATTAGTTTTTTTTGACACAACAAGCGCACACTATTTCAGGTTGGTATAAAATGGAGTATAAGaaaattaagttaattatcGTGTAAAGAATTGatcatttttccctttttttttatggaaaataaagaaataaaagataagTATAATTTATCAAGATTCTAAGATAAATATCTTATGTAGAAAAATGAAGTTGTGCTACTTTTATAACTTAATATTAAATGCTTAAAAATGTTCTccgcttttcttttttcaacatCATTGATGTCCAGCGATTTTTAGGTAATCAATAATTGGTAATTTTGTATAAAagatactaattattatatattgtCAAATAAGGAAAAGATTTTTTAATGAATATAAATAAATAGGAACTTTTTTAACATAATTGTAAATTTTGGACAATTGGTTTTTTTAACACAACAAAGCGCACACTATTTTAGTTGGTATAAAACGGAGTAtaagaaaatcaaattaattatcGTGTAAAGAATGAAtcagttttcctttttttctagaaaataaagagataaaatataattttaatttatcaaGTTCTAAAAGAAATGGACTTACATTATCAATTAACTTATGCCTgcaatagattttttttttttttttttttttttttgcttaaagctCCTCAATTCTAGGCTTCATGGTCATCGCCTCATATTCTACTGAAATAATCAAAACTCTTAAAAACTACGTGTAAATCTAGTGGAATCCTAATCCCATTGAATTCCATGTTGACTTTTTCCAATCCGTAATACTCcgtccgttcacttttacttatctattATTCCCTTTATAGATTTTCAGTTTTACTTGTCAATTTTCACATATCAaggtaagacaaaaaaaaaaaaaaaaacttattttacccttagcatttattactcatttcaaatcattttcccaACTCCAATACAATTATACACCATTTAATAGGGGTATTGTGGTAAAATACCTATCTTAATTATTGTTTTTTAAAcagcgtgaaaagtcaaaacgtgacaaataaaagtgaacggagggaataaTTATCCATCTTGCAATTATAGATTTTTTACTGGTCTTTTTGTCCGAATGTGTAGTCAATCTCAGATTCATTATTTCTTCATAAGTTTACTCCaactcaaaatattcttttcacAATTGTGCGGAGatgatgaaataaaaaaacatgaACCAATAATACATAGTGTTAAATAACACCATATTATACTAATTTAACgtaatttttatttctaagtAACCAAAATTTTATGGCCTCAACTCTCAACTCTTCCGTAATCAGTAAAGTTCGTTAGTTTTTAAACAAAACTCTTCCGTAATCAGTAAAGTTCGTTAGTTTTTAAACAAACCATCAAGGAAAGAATTAATGAACATATTTTACATAGTCCCACTAACTCCTTAAGCGCTTTACAATTCAATCTTTAAATCAACATAGCTCCGGCCTTCCAAGCACCtgcatacatacaaaaaaaaGATTGACGTAATTTTTATTGTGAGTAACCTGAACTCCATGGTCTCAATTCTCAAACCTTTGTCAACATTAAGAAGTTTAGACAATAAAAAACGATTATTTTCtagacaaatattttgaaaaaaaaaaatataacagaccatccagaaaagaaaagaatcaaCGAACACTGCACATAGCCCCACTAACTCCTTCAAACCCTaacaattcaattttaaatCAACATAGCTCCGGTCCTTCCAAGCATCtgcatacatacaaaaaaaaaaaaaaaaaaaaaaaaaaaaagattgtcaACTTAATAAACCAACAAAGATTGGATAAAGTTATCAACCAACATACAtattattaaaggaaaatatgATACTAAAAGAGGAGAAAATTATAGGAAGTTTTTAAGGTGGGACGGAGGAGAGAAAATTGCATTGATATTCGTACCGTGAAACTCTATGTATAGAGGTCATGTGTGTTTCAGACGTGGTTCAAGAGATTTTATGGTTGAGTAATTCTATTATTAGTATGGCTTAAAATATCCTATTATTAgttgatctcaaatccttaaaTATTAGGTGAATTATTTATTGTTATGATTGTATCCAATATGGAACTATTaataataatttgagaaaacagTGACAATTTTATCTATTGCGGAGTCctttaatgaagggcaaaaagttcaatcaacattctaAGGCCCTTCGTGTTTTTAATATAATCTAAGATTATTTTAATCATAAGTAAAAatctcttcctttctttcttcgggTGGGAGGTTGACAATCCAATAGTAGTATGGGAATAAAAGTATATTGTTTTTTGATAGATTATTTACACGATAATGATAATTAAGAAACTCTGTGCCTGTGTTAATTAGGAGGATCTAACACATTTAAGTTTTTTATTCCAaagattttatataatttatatgatgatgaaacattagtaaatatataaaattagcCTCAGAAAATTAATTTTAGCATCCAATAGATCTGATATCTAAGGATATTTCTCCCACACGATGTATATAATGTTCAGGTGTATCCCTCCAGGACTTAACAAGTTTGTTCAGTTAGATACTGGAAACAGACAAAAACTTTAAGAGAGAAAAAACCAGCTTATTAGGGAAAAAAGGAAGGTAGCATTTAAAAATGTGTTAGCTCTCCAAAATatcatgttatatgtataggtggAGGAATAACGGCTAATATATTCCaaaaagttatataaaagtAGGAAAAACGGCCTCGCATTTCCCTTGCGGTCCTACTCTTTTGGGCGCGTGAGCCTACTCCTTTTTTCCTCTTCAAAATCAATTAGAGACACTCCCTTTTGATAATACCCATCATTTATTTTTGGattaagggtcaaaaacacacttcaagtatcatatttttttgagttttctaGCTGAGCTATTAGGTGTGAGAGTTTCCTACCTATGCTATCACCAATTAGCTTACAAAACACACTTCAACTACTAGTTGTTCAGTTTtgctacctgaactatcaccaactagtcATAAAACACACCTTAGAACTGATAGTTCAGGTAAGAAAAGTGAAcaagtgatagtttaggtgtgttttgcaaactagttggtgatagtttaggtaagAAATTCTCACTCCTGATAGTTCAGGTATGAAACTCAAAAAATGGTGATACTTGAAGTGtgttttttaccattatctctttatttttccaacaataCTAACAAAGGCAAACTATAAAATACATATATCGCATCTTGTAGCCATATTAATTTAGCTAATTGATTTGTCACCTTGTTGTTTTGGTTCTTATAATAATGCTCAATCAAACTTATTGGTTATTGctatatattataatatacataattagtTACCTCAT from Lycium ferocissimum isolate CSIRO_LF1 chromosome 2, AGI_CSIRO_Lferr_CH_V1, whole genome shotgun sequence includes:
- the LOC132046204 gene encoding multiple organellar RNA editing factor 1, mitochondrial-like; this encodes MALYSLRLRRVLSLSSSIFTQTVHQPPSLLISSTPSSLSQINNPSKLHRFDFPNQSRLFRSSTISLSSRSRSFDRNPGDDEIGPDTILFEGCDYEHWLIVIDFPKDTQLTREQMIDTYIQTAAKVFGSVEEAKKKIYALSTTTYRGFQVLCSEETSKKFEGLPGVVFVLPDSYIDPVNKEYGGDKYNNGEIIERPPPPQFQRQGSRPRRGPQYQQGNYSPPQGPPQQNYGPAQGPPPQQNYRAPQGPPPQQNYGAPQGPPPQQNYGAPRGPPPQQNYGPPRYPPPQQNYGPPRYPPPQQNCDSQQYPPQPQQNYRPPQNPPQQNYERPQNPLPNQSSGASQNVPPQWNHGRQQSFSPQQSYGPQGAGDRRGPTPLGSSPGGWDNSQGERQDSRRPYEVNYNQGEQGNYSPQDQRGSAPPEQGSFGGAQHYTPPQGGSYGQQTFGGQMQGTGAPFGQSNPRPGGDQSFPQMEQRGNMQGGEQRTYAASGTTETDQGRY